The genomic segment cacaagtttcacaatttgagttgaattacttaaataaatgaacttttccatgacattataatttattgagatgcacctgtgaaGAAAGTGAATGGGATATGAGAAATAGGGAAGCCTCTTATGCAAACCGATACTACCTTTGAGAACATTTGCCTATATGACCGTCAATAAAATAGGCCAAATGGGTTTTGAAAATAACCCCTATATTATTGACACAGCTGAGTCAGAAACCAGGAGAAGACAACCCCATCTTCGTTCCAAGTGATGACGAGCATGACTGGTTGCTTGCCAAGATCTGGGTAAGATCTTCAGATTTCCACATACACCAGACAGTCACACATCTTCTCAGAACACATCTGATATCTGAGGTCTTTGGCATAGCCATGTTCAGACAGCTGCCTGCGGTTCATCCTGTTTTTAAGgtaatttctttattttctgtATAGAAATGATTTTGTGATGCTCATGTACAGTAAATAACGTCCATGTCCTATGTATGGTTGATTATACATACTAAAAGGCATCCTCTGCTATTTCAGTTACTGTTACCTCACATTCGTTTCACCATTGCCATTAACACGAAGGCTCGTGAGCAGCTCATCTGTGAGTGTGGACTCTTTGACAAGGTCAGCTTTTCTCTTCCTCAAATAGTTTACTTCCTCCAAAAGCACCTATTGTAGTTGTTAGTGTTCTTCTTCTTTTTGTATCTTCCGCTCTAGAAGTCTAAAGCAGCCCACAGAACCGTATGCtaaaaagttgtgaaatttgacTCACAAATAGAGGACGGTCAACATCACTCTAACTCAGTCCCTCTCATGCTACCAACTGTCCAAATTTCACATGTTAATACAAATAACTTTTAAACCGTAAGgctagaaattttttttttttttttacaaaatgttcCGCCATGAACATTTTTCAAATTAGCTACTCCAAGACCATTTCTCCGATTTTCATGAAAATTTAACCAGGTCATCTTAAGACCCCTCCGAATTCAAAATCATTAGTTAaaccagtgtttttcaaccttttttgagccaaggtacatttttaattgaaaaaaaaaatcacaaggcacaccaacaatcaaAAGTCTGTAGCATATATtaccaatatacagccattcttatcgaagtgtgttgaacaggaatcaaataaacactaagaaaaaagtattttatctttcatatttcttcttctttcaaataaaatgtgcaattaacaatatacagtcattcttatcaaagtgtcttgaaaAGGAATCAACTAAGCACAATGAAAACAGTCTTctttgatctttcatatttctacctactcagtgtgaaacctgggcctgtttGGATGAACACCGAGCTTATAACTTATTaggtttcaaaaaatgttttagaccaattaggtgaaattgaataatttcccacggcacacctgacgatctctcacggcacactagtgtaccacggcacagtggttgaaaaacactgagtTAAACCATTCTCAAACTAAttctactgaaagagcttacaaatggcagagaaaTGCTAGATGCCCGGATGTAAACAGGCCAACGCTTGTCCAGatgccacagccactgaaggagtttctcagtgcttTCGGATTTTAGTTAATATTCaggggcatttagactccttgtggggaaaaatcaatggtacagcatttggtttaaatgtccatcgccacctgtaagctctttcagtagctgtggttgtcctataagtattttattttccgagttgtatTGAGGTACAAGTACTACAGCAGTGTTTATTGTGGGTGTTTGTATCTCCATGTTTGTCTTACAGGCTAATGGAACAGGTGGAGGTGGTCATGTAGAACTGATCCAGAGGTCCATGAAAACCTTTACATACAAATCCTTGTGTTTCCCAGATGCCATAAAAGCACGAGGCATGGACAGCCGAGAGGAACTGCCTTACTACTTCTATAGAGATGATGGCTGCAGTGTCTGGGAGGCGGTGAAAAGGTATGTTACAAAATGAAACATGGACATTCAATTTGTCTTTATCATTAAACCTGTCTTTATCTAAATTTATTTGTCAATCTTCCTAGTTTTGTGACAGATGTAGTGGACATCTACTATGACAAAGATGAGACAGTCCAGAAAGATGAAGAGATCCAGGCATTTGTGAAAGATGTTTGCAGCTTTGGAATGCAGGATTGTGACTACTGTGGTAAATATACGGCTGAACCTGAATGTTATATTTAGCAAATCCTCAGCAACTGATTCATTTTAGGGCTACTAAATTCAGGCCTGAGTGTGTTCTCGtgaatgtacagtcaagcccgaaattattcatacccctggcaaattctgaattaaatttacttttattcaaccagcaagtttttttttttttgaccggaaatgacacaggcttctcacaaaagataataagacgatgtacaagaggcatcattgtggaaaaaaatatttatttacatttgaacaaaaagtggcatgtccaaaattattcataccctttgcaaactgtcacagtctatgggaaaatccaaagttctataccattccaaatagtccaagctgttcttaagcatcctaattaccctgattcactgggaacagctgttttaatcaactcaacaggtgaaaaacagaagctctctgctgctggtttgtggacagtcatggctaagacaaaggagctcactgaggacctgcggctctgcattgtggctgctcacaagtcaggaaagagctataagaccatatctaaatgttctgaagttccagtggctacagtgcaaagtattattaaaaaatacaagacgttccacactgtgaaaaatctcagaggacgtggtcggaagccaaaagtgacacctgtgctggccaggaggatagtgagagaggtgaaaaagaatccaaggatcaccaccaaggccatcctgatgaatctgggctctgctggtggcaacatctcaaggcagacagtccaacggacactgcacaccgctgggttccacagacgcagaccaaggaggacaccacttctccagataaggcacacaaaagcccgcttggcctttgcaaatgctcatctggacaaagaagacgacttctggtcttctgatttatggtcagatgaaacaaaaatttaattgtttggccacaaggatgtagccttcatttggcgtaaaaaaggagaagccttcaaccctaagaacaccatccccactgtcaaacatggtggtgggaaactaatgttttgggggtgtttttcaataattttggatatgccactttttgttcaaatgtaaataaaagatgagtaatattttttccacaatgatgcctcttgtacatcgtcttattattttttgggagaagcctgtgtcatttccaatcaaaaaaaacttgctggttgaataaaagtaactttaagtcagaatttgccagggtatgaataatttcaggctttaCTGTAAATATGAACTCTGATTGAACTGTACAGTAATGACACATTTTCATTGTCTGCAGAGTTTCCGAAGAGTTTACAAACCAAAGAGCAGCTGGTGGAGTATCTAACTATTGTCATCTTCACTGCTTCTGCACAACATGCTGGAGTAAACTTTGGACAGGTAACAACACTATAATGtttcataaaagtaaaatgatcagTAAAAACCCTAGGTTAATATCACTGTTCTGATTGTTTGCTCCAGTATGACTGGTGTTCATGGATCCCAAATTCCCCTCCAACCATGCGGAAGCCTCCTCCTACAAAGAAGGGCGAGGTTGATTTGAAGTACATAGTGGAGAGTCTGCCTGATCGAGGACGCTCCTGCTGGCATCTGGGAGCCGTGTGGGCCCTCAGTCAGTTTCAAGAAAATGAGGTCTGAAATAAGTGTATATCTACATGAATATAAACTCAGGTGTGCTATGTGAGCAATGACAGAGACTGAAAAGTATGATTTTTGCAGTTGTTCCTAGGCATGTATCCAGATGAACACTTCATTGAGAAACCTGTGAAGGAGGCCATGGTGAACTTCCGCAAGAATCTTGCAGAAGTGACGAAAGAAATCAAGAGCCGAAATGAGGGAAAGAAGCTGCCTTACTACTATCTGTCTCCAGATAGAATCCCAAACAGCGTGGCTGTCTAATTCACCAGTCGCACGGGACCAAAAGTACTATGCTAGTAGTAGGAAGTGTTTTATCAGAGTGTTTTATGTGGTAAAAATTtgaaaaagatatatatatgtaAGGTTGCTTTAAGAACTTTTCACTGAAAGGTTTGTTAGGAAacccaaaatgtgaccctggaccacaaaaccagtcttaagtagcatgggtatatttgtagcagtagccaaaaatacattgtatgggtcaaaattattgctttttcctttatgccagaaatcattaggatgttaagtaaagattacgttccatgaagatattttgtaaatttcctaccgtaaatatatcaaaacttcatttttgattagtaatgttcATTGCAtagccgattttctcaatatttagattttttgcaccctcagaatcgagattttcaaatagttgtatcttggacaaatattgtcctattataacaaaacatacaaaacaaacagaaccttatttattcagcttttaggttatgtatacatcttaattttacccttatgactggttttgtggtccagggtcacaaatggttcttctgtggcatcccTGTGAAACCACCCCTCTGGAATTTTTATGTTTAACAGTGCATATGTAATGTAAGAGAAGTTTTTATAATactgtataaattacattttttgactaataataattagaaaataTGCTATAACAAAGTTGTAACCAGAAATTAGATTTGCATACTTAAAACAGATTAATtgtcacaattacatttttttaagattGATTATTTACTTTTAAAGTCATGAATGTCTACTAattaatactaattattattggATATATCATGAACAGTAAATTGAGAAACGTAAGCTTTGCAAGAACTGTAAAAATAGTTTTCTGtgaataaatgcagctttttacAACACAGTCGTCTTATGTTGCCACTAGCTATGGATTAGAAACAAACTATATCAGATCACTAGGATTCAAGGCGGTCTATTTTTGACCTTTTGCAGTTTTagcatttacagttgaagtcaaaagtttatgtacaccttgcagaatctgctaaatgttaattattttaccaaaataagagggatcatacaaaatgcatgttatttttttatttagtactgacctgaataatatatttaacataaaagacactTGATTCttcttttgaatggaatgaggatgtgtacatttttcttattttgcctaaatatcttttttttccatttagcactgcccttcagaagctacagaggatactagtatgttccctagaagacaaaataagttaaatataccctgatctttaaatttaaaaCGTTTTTACCCgccttaatgcatatttttttccttctgaagcatcagtgagcatttaaacttcctgtaatagttgcatccctcagttgtcctggacctcaaaatcatagtcattgttggaaagggttcaaatacacaaaatgctgaaaaaacaaagaatctgtgggacatgAAGGAGTTTTctaaagattctgcaaggtgtatgtaaacttttgacttaagcTGTATTATAAACAGCAGGCTGTTGCAGAAATtactatatattaaatatatagaaGAAAGCACCTTGcttatacatataaaaaaaatcaaatacacaAGCATTAGATCTCAATTCTCATGAGGTTCAGGCTCAGCACCCACAAGGCTCTGAAAGTGGTTAAAATCAAAAAGAGGAAGATCTACgcagcaaaaaaatgcttttcttactaagatttttttgtcttgtttccagccaaaatatctaaaaatccttaaatcaagaaggatattcTAGACGAGTCTtattttcagaagaaaaaaaaacccaagtcaaaattaagtgtttttgcttgaaaaaagcaaaata from the Garra rufa unplaced genomic scaffold, GarRuf1.0 hap1_unplaced_476, whole genome shotgun sequence genome contains:
- the LOC141317208 gene encoding polyunsaturated fatty acid 5-lipoxygenase-like → MHMFQSSWGDFADFERIFVRIKNTISEYVMEHWKEDFMFGYQFLNGCNPVVIRKCTEIPDKFPVTQKILEDCLERGLTLEEELKEGNIFIADYELLDGVTPNATDPCTLQYLAAPICLLYKNSQNKIMPIAIQLSQKPGEDNPIFVPSDDEHDWLLAKIWVRSSDFHIHQTVTHLLRTHLISEVFGIAMFRQLPAVHPVFKLLLPHIRFTIAINTKAREQLICECGLFDKANGTGGGGHVELIQRSMKTFTYKSLCFPDAIKARGMDSREELPYYFYRDDGCSVWEAVKSFVTDVVDIYYDKDETVQKDEEIQAFVKDVCSFGMQDCDYCEFPKSLQTKEQLVEYLTIVIFTASAQHAGVNFGQYDWCSWIPNSPPTMRKPPPTKKGEVDLKYIVESLPDRGRSCWHLGAVWALSQFQENELFLGMYPDEHFIEKPVKEAMVNFRKNLAEVTKEIKSRNEGKKLPYYYLSPDRIPNSVAV